In Caloenas nicobarica isolate bCalNic1 chromosome 5, bCalNic1.hap1, whole genome shotgun sequence, a single genomic region encodes these proteins:
- the LOC135989656 gene encoding astacin-like metalloendopeptidase, producing the protein MKYFLLPTHLAFLYSFALSKPVQIATRNNGLGSEITMSEGDTLLRRGRRSAINCESCLWPKSQDGLVKVPINISSDFTVTERTWIADALQEISTLTCVQFVNRTTETDYVYVERGQSCWSHFGKIGGRQAVGLVKNGCMDKGAIQHEMNHALGFIHEQARSDRDRFVKIMWEHIVAGEQGNFGKVNSKNLGLPYDYSSVMHYGAYDFSSTPGKPTIVPVPDPSIPIGQREGLSNLDVAKINKLYKCNCCSSVLPKPRGSFSSVNYPSPYPNNSNCLWLIRIRRSKIFLQFEAFDLQPSRGCSSDYIKIYNGNSKNSPVLLDKYCGKGPLPSLVASGSTMLVEFASDESITATGFRASYNRVNCGDTFTESNGVITSPNYPNKYPKNRMCFWVISSPVGYKISLKMLSFELEHSDRCIYDYLLIHDGSRPTSPAVGPYCGTEKVADFTSTGNFVLVEFHSDIVWELPGFMMSYTFGR; encoded by the exons tattttcttctgccaaCTCATTTAGCATTTCTCTATAGCTTTGCACTAAGTAAACCTGTCCAG atagcTACAAGAAACAATGGCTTAG GTAGTGAAATAACTATGTCTGAAGGAGACACCCTCTTGAGAAGAGGACGACGCAGTGCAATTAACTGTGAGAGTTGTTTATGGCCCAAGTCACAAGATGGACTAGTCAAGGTCCCAATTAACATCTCTTCTGATTTCA CAGTGACAGAGAGGACCTGGATTGCTGATGCTCTGCAGGAGATCTCCACGCTGACCTGTGTGCAGTTTGTAAATCGCACTACAGAAACAGATTATGTGTATGTTGAACGTGGGCAGAG CTGCTGGTCTCACTTTGGAAAAATTGGAGGACGTCAAGCAGTAGGCTTGGTGAAAAACGGTTGCATGGATAAAGGAGCAATTCAGCATGAAATGAACCACGCACTGGGTTTCATCCATGAACAGGCACGGAGTGATCGGGACAGGTTTGTCAAGATTATGTGGGAACACATTGTGGCAG GGGAACAAGGGAACTTTGGAAAAGTAAATTCCAAAAACCTGGGCCTTCCATATGACTACTCTTCAGTGATGCACTATGGCGC GTATGATTTCTCCAGCACTCCAGGGAAACCAACTATTGTTCCAGTTCCAGACCCCTCTATACCCATTGGGCAGAGAGAAGGGCTGAGTAACTTGGATGTAGCTAAAATTAACAAGCTCTACAAGTGCA ATTGCTGTAGCTCTGTGTTGCCTAAACCCAGAGGCTCGTTCTCCTCTGTCAATTACCCATCCCCATACCCGAACAACAGCAACTGCCTGTGGCTGATCCGCATCCGTCGAAGTAAG ATTTTCCTACAGTTTGAGGCTTTTGATCTCCAACCCTCCCGAGGCTGTTCTTCTGACTATATAAAAATTTACAATGGGAACAGCAAGAATTCCCCTGTCTTGCTGGACAAATACTGTGGGAAGGGGCCACTGCCCTCCTTAGTGGCATCTGGATCGACAATGCTGGTAGAGTTTGCAAGTGACGAGAGCATTACAGCCACAGGATTCAGAGCCTCCTACAACAGGG TGAATTGTGGAGATACTTTCACAGAGTCAAATGGAGTCATCACATCTCCAAACTACCCCAATAAATACCCCAAAAACCGAATGTGCTTCTGGGTCATCAGTTCTCCAGTAGGATACAAG ATATCTCTCAAAATGTTATCCTTTGAGCTGGAACATAGTGACAGATGCATCTATGACTACTTGCTCATACATGATGGAAGCCGACCTACATCACCTGCAGTTGGCCCTTACTGCGGGACAGAGAAGGTTGCAGACTTCACTTCCACTGGGAACTTTGTGCTGGTTGAATTTCACAGTGATATAGTTTGGGAGTTGCCTGGATTCATGATGAGTTATACATTTGGTAGGTAG